The following DNA comes from Triticum aestivum cultivar Chinese Spring chromosome 3D, IWGSC CS RefSeq v2.1, whole genome shotgun sequence.
TACTGAACTGTTAGTTTGTTGTTTAGTTGTGAAATTTTCTGTACTGCACTGTTTTATTTCTTTGACGGAAAATGTCTCACAACTTGTGATGCACCCAGGCTGCAGTCTTCCACTATGGATCAATAAGCTTGATTGCCGAGCCTTGCCGGACAGCGCATCTGCACGCCATGAAGGTTGCCAAAGAGGCCGGCGCGCTTCTCTCGTATGACCCGAACCTGAGGGAGGCGTTGTGGCCATCCCTTGACGAGGCTCGCACCAAGATCTTGAGCATCTGGGACCAGGCAGACATTGTCAAGGTCAGCGAGGTCGAGCTTGAGTTTTTGACTGGCATCAACTCGGTGGAGGACGATGTTGCCATGAAGCTGTGGCGCCCTACCTTCAAGCTCATGCTTGTCACTCTTGGAGATCAAGGATGCAAGTACTATACCAAGGTATGCTTTACAGGTTTTTACAACCTATTGCGTGATGAAATCCTTATTCAATTGCTGGTTGTACTCCATATGTATAATCTAAGCTTCACTGGACCATGGTTTGCTAAGCATGCACTCAAGTGTAGAACTTTTGCACAATTACCATCGAGACTTGAAGACTTAATCTGTAATCAACTCTTGAACTTTGTTGTGTTTGATGATTGTAGGATTTCCGTGGAACTGTCCCATCCTACAAGGTACAGCAAGTTGATACGACAGGTGCTGGTGATGCATTTATTGGTTCTCTGCTCCGAAAAATTGTCCAAGATCCATCGGCATTGCAAGTAAGCTTGCCTGCAAGCACCTCCTTTAGCATTATTAGCCCATACGTACTAGTTTCAATTTATATTTATATACCTGTATAACCTTGGTGGTTGACTAATTCCACATCTGGTGGTTGCCGCAGGACAAGACAAAGCTTGAGGGGGCGATCAAATTTGCCAATGCATGTGGAGCAATCACGGCCACGAAGAAAGGGGCAATCCCTTCGTTGCCCAAGGAAGACGAGGTGTTGCGGCTGATGGAGAAGGCGTAGATGCGGCTTATGATTTCCAGTAGCTTCGAATTCTGCAAATTGTATTGTAAGCTGTTCTTGATCAGGAGCAAGGTGTACTCCTCCCAGGATACCCCTGCCTTTTTGTTTGCTCCCCTTTATGAAAGGGGTTTTGTTTTGGAATTCTTCTTATCTGAATAAGCAGGTCCTTCAATATTACTGTTGTCATTTCTGTACCCAGTCCTTGATGGTAGTGTTCTTTTTTCCTTGTTCTGTCGTCTTATTTGGGTTCCAACTGTATTGGGAATTTGTGGTGTAGCCCCCTGAGGTGGTTTATGTTCTCAATTTTTGACAAACGAAACGCATGTACAACGCTGATATTTGAACGTGCCAAAAGTGTTGTGATGCTCCTGGCAAGTACTAATATTTAAGCTGTGGCAGATGATATTTGAATCAACTGTTCTGAAATCTTGATCAGTTAGTTCTGTTGATTGGCTGCGTCTCTGCTCCATTTCTGAGCTTCATTTGGATGCTGAACATGTGTTATCTTGTAGTAGTATTTGCTGAGGGATGTGTGCTGTATTTGCTGGGCTTTTCCATGATTGCTTTCTTGTTTAGTTGACGCAGATCCAGAAAGTTACAAGTCCTTTGCACTTTACCAATTTTTTATGTGAAGTTTGAAGTGCAATAAAGGAAGCAAAAAAGTTGCAAGGAACCTTAGACGGCACGTTCCCAAAGCTATAGGCTGCTTTAACTTTACATTTTCAGACATGTGTTTATATGATGATGATTATTCGCTGGTTGTATATTATAGTAGGTGTTTTTTGACTGATTAGAAGATTATTATCATGTTGTTTTGGACCATACCTCTTACAGGTATTGATTCCAGGGAACAGGATCTATATAGTTCTGAACAAGTAAACATTCGGTCGATGCGAGTATGTTTTTTGTTCCTATTTATAAGCCGATTTATTCAccaatttttttttgcgaaataattTATCTCCCATCTCTACGCACGAACCAAATAGATAACAGACTATATTTTGTTCTAAGGAAGTTGACATGTGAGAACATGATGATATAAAGAATAAAGATGCAAGCAAACTTAACATTCTCCTGCCCGTTCATTCGCCAAAACATCATAAGAGTTGAGAACAGCACCGTCGTCGTCGTCATAGTGCACGTATCGCATAAAACATTCTGGAAATTGTGGCTGTCAGGCGATGATCACGACGACGACAACtataacgagagagagagagagagaggaaaaggaAATTTCGAACGGGACGAGTTTGATCTTGTTTCTCCCGTGCATCGTCGATTTCAAGAGCCGGAGccgttccctcaaaaaaaagaaaaagaaaaaaaagagccgGAGCCGTGCAAGTGGCTTTCAGTTTCAGGCAGCGACTCGTCACGCCATCGGCGCCGCAGCCGCGTCGCTTTCTCCGGTGCCGCATCGGGTTCTTGGTACACGTGACACCGCGACTGAAGCAGGCATCGTTTCTCGGGATCGCACGATATCCACAGACTGATTGGCGTCGTCCATCGTCCGTCTGGCTCGCGCGATGCGAGTGTCGTGGCGTCGTGTCGAAGATGGTGTGGCAGCCGGGCGGACAGGAGAATTGGGCTGGCGTTACCCACAGCTTTTCACCATTGCGTCTCCAAAAAACAGGACTGTGTACAACAAGATTCTCAAAGAGAAGATGATTAAGCAGACCCgagcatgtatgtatgtatggggAATCATCTGGCAACCATAATTTTCTCCACGACTCTTGACCCACAAAGGCCCATGCTCCATCTCCTGGAACTGGCAAGTCAGCAGGTTGGTCGCACGACTCCATCTGCCAGCTCTGCCTTAGGGCCGCGGACAGCGCCACGCACCTATGTTTGGATTGCCCATACACTTTCGATGTTtgcctttttttttttttgcatagaaCTTTCGATGTTTGCCTGCTGGCGCTCTCTTGAATGGATGGTCATATACCTTTGGGAATGGCCTACACCTTCCCCTCAATTAGTGGCGAATCTACCAGGGAGGCTCCTCCAAAGACTGCAAAACATATACTCCCCTCGATTAgtttcaattatattatttttgctacATATACCTTGTATTTTATCAGTTAAAAACTTACAATCATAGTC
Coding sequences within:
- the LOC123080073 gene encoding fructokinase-1 — its product is MAAKRELVVSFGEMLIDFVPTVAGVSLAEAPAFVKAPGGAPANVAIAVARLGGAAAFVGKLGDDEFGRMLANILRDNGVDAGGVVFDSGARTALAFVTLRADGEREFMFYRNPSADMLLTADELKVDVIKRAAVFHYGSISLIAEPCRTAHLHAMKVAKEAGALLSYDPNLREALWPSLDEARTKILSIWDQADIVKVSEVELEFLTGINSVEDDVAMKLWRPTFKLMLVTLGDQGCKYYTKDFRGTVPSYKVQQVDTTGAGDAFIGSLLRKIVQDPSALQDKTKLEGAIKFANACGAITATKKGAIPSLPKEDEVLRLMEKA